The Brachyhypopomus gauderio isolate BG-103 unplaced genomic scaffold, BGAUD_0.2 sc107, whole genome shotgun sequence genomic sequence ATGACTTTGCTCAATGCTTTTGTTTGCTGCAGAAAGACAGACCTCTATTCACCACTCACTAATGAAGAGCTGGACTACATTGTAACTGATGTCCACAGAAGCCACCCAAACACGGGCTACAAGCTAATGCATGGTCTTCTGAAAACCAGAGGTATACGTGTTCCAAGTAAGTGTGTAGAGAGACATTGTATTGGATGGGATTTAATGCTATCTAGCTGTGTAAAGAATGAAGAGAGCACTGCAATGGTTTTAATGTTCTGGCTGATATATACAGCTGTTTAGAGAATGAAGAGAGCGCTGTGTGTGAAAGACTGCCCTGCCAAAAATCCAGCTCACGCCCAGCTTGTCATCCACAAAAACATAGCCTATGCTGGTAAAGAGCTAGTTTTTTATTGGGTGTCCAGCTGGAACGTgggctggatttttttttttagaagggTAGTGGCGAGCAAGCCAAGGTGCATGAAAGCTGTGATTAAATATCAGGGTTATTCCACCAAATATTGATTAGTGAACTCATCCAAAGTTAAAACATTACTATTGTTATTTCTAAATGAATATGAACTTGTTTTCTTTGCATTATTTGAGCTCTGAAAGTATTGCATCTTTtccttatttttatatttcatgttttcTGCAGAAAATGCTctaaatgaaaatattttcatttggaATTTTAGAGAAATATTGTCAGCAGTATATAGAATGAACCAATAATGTTCATTTTACTCACATACATCACTTGCAATGGTCTCTTAATTTTTTTCCAGAGTGGTATGTGTTTTTCAGCTATATTTCTTTTCAGTCTCAAGGTTGAGAGAGTCTTTTCGCAGAGTTGATGCAGAGGGTGTGAGACGTCTACGGTTGCATACACTAAGACGACGGCAGTATTCTGTGCCTGGCCCAAATTACTTATGGCACATCGATGGTAACCATAAGCTCATAAGGTATCAGTAATACTGGCAGAAAGAAAAATCTATGTACAGATATGTGTACAACATTGTGAGTTAGCTAACCTGTTCACAATTGTCTCTTTCATACAGATGGAGGTTTGTGGTCCATGGAGGGGTGGATGGATTCAGTCGCTTGGTGGTTTACCTTACTGTGGCTGGCAATAACAGAGCAAACACAGTCTTACAGAGCTTTCTCACAGCTGTTGATGAGTATGGATTGCCATCAAGGGTACGATCTGATAAAGGTGGGGAGAATGCAGACGTTGCAGAATTTATGATCAGGAGCAGAGGTACCAACAGAAATTCCCACATCACCGGCAGAAGTGTTCATAATCAACGGTAAATTCACTTACCT encodes the following:
- the LOC143497344 gene encoding uncharacterized protein LOC143497344 translates to MVALDMDLQDISQEFVRTILQLAEEIESGAAAPDSVTDQIHDFIEVLGLLSALSHQNIDYRVTANFEEVLQRFSIQPQQTTAGPGRPAFHIPSGMLEHQVLCGVTAPEIADMYGVSERTIRRHMEQNGIRKTDLYSPLTNEELDYIVTDVHRSHPNTGYKLMHGLLKTRVSRLRESFRRVDAEGVRRLRLHTLRRRQYSVPGPNYLWHIDGNHKLIRWRFVVHGGVDGFSRLVVYLTVAGNNRANTVLQSFLTAVDEYGLPSRVRSDKGGENADVAEFMIRSRGTNRNSHITGRSVHNQRGISSLSEMLGTSMALELKGVSHQNNSGEDTESKLPQRT